Proteins from a genomic interval of Mycolicibacterium grossiae:
- a CDS encoding AI-2E family transporter — MAPTRGAIYGAHLRSSATVAVQVVAVAAALWVLAWVVGKAWVVVLPVVLALIVCTVLWPPVGWLLRKGVPPAAAVLLVLVLAVGVVAGVVAAVAPAIVEQTTELANQASAGVVKVRDWLGGPPLNIDDQQLNSAVSAITDRLNSSSDQIAAGVFTGVGAATSALVTLFTTIVVTFFFLKDGPRFVPWLRRVVGNPAAPHVTEVVGRVWATLGGFIRTQALVSLVDAVLIGIGLLVLGVPLAYALAIITFIGGFVPIVGAFVAGGLAVLIALVANGPVNALIVLGIILAVQQLEGNVLQPWLQSKSMKLHAVIVLLAVTLGASTFGVIGAFLAVPVAAAGAVLVRYYGEQVGHRAGEGSAEPDTAESDTADSDRAQVDGGDRSGHG, encoded by the coding sequence ATGGCTCCCACCCGCGGTGCGATCTACGGTGCCCATCTTCGATCGAGTGCGACCGTCGCCGTGCAGGTGGTCGCGGTGGCCGCCGCGCTGTGGGTGCTCGCGTGGGTGGTGGGCAAGGCGTGGGTGGTCGTGCTGCCCGTGGTGCTGGCGCTGATCGTGTGCACGGTGCTGTGGCCGCCGGTCGGATGGCTGTTGCGCAAGGGCGTCCCCCCGGCAGCGGCCGTTCTGCTGGTGCTCGTGCTCGCGGTGGGTGTCGTCGCGGGCGTGGTTGCCGCCGTCGCCCCGGCGATCGTGGAACAGACGACGGAGCTGGCCAACCAGGCATCGGCGGGCGTGGTCAAGGTGCGGGACTGGCTCGGTGGCCCGCCGCTGAACATCGACGACCAGCAGTTGAACTCGGCCGTCTCGGCGATCACCGACCGGCTGAACTCGAGCAGCGATCAGATCGCGGCCGGTGTCTTCACCGGCGTCGGTGCCGCAACCTCGGCGCTGGTCACGCTGTTCACCACCATCGTGGTGACCTTCTTCTTCCTCAAGGACGGTCCGCGCTTCGTCCCGTGGCTGCGCCGCGTCGTCGGCAATCCGGCCGCACCGCACGTCACCGAGGTCGTGGGACGGGTGTGGGCGACGCTCGGCGGATTCATCCGCACTCAAGCTCTGGTCAGCCTCGTCGATGCGGTGCTGATCGGCATCGGCCTGCTGGTGCTCGGCGTTCCGCTGGCCTATGCGTTGGCGATCATCACGTTCATCGGCGGCTTCGTGCCGATCGTCGGCGCGTTCGTCGCCGGCGGTCTGGCGGTGCTGATCGCGCTGGTGGCCAACGGGCCGGTGAACGCGCTGATCGTGCTGGGCATCATCCTGGCCGTGCAGCAGTTGGAGGGCAACGTGCTGCAGCCCTGGCTGCAGTCGAAGTCGATGAAGCTGCACGCGGTGATCGTCCTGCTGGCGGTGACGCTGGGCGCGTCGACGTTCGGCGTCATCGGCGCGTTCCTGGCCGTGCCGGTGGCCGCGGCAGGCGCCGTGCTGGTGCGCTACTACGGCGAGCAGGTGGGCCACCGGGCCGGTGAGGGGTCCGCCGAACCCGATACCGCTGAATCCGACACCGCCGACTCCGACCGCGCTCAGGTCGACGGTGGCGACCGCAGCGGCCACGGGTAG